From Streptomyces sp. Edi4, one genomic window encodes:
- a CDS encoding cysteine dioxygenase, producing the protein MSPSPLTPARASVRAPASGAGSRFAPTKVDLLDFALRTAADAALVASLPLDEQGRTWIRLDGPGGSEAWLIGWPPGTGTGWHDHGGSHGAFVTAAGVLREDSLAARLPTEGWKTLELAEGVDRSRELEAGAGRAFGPHHVHEVRNGSTSAHAISVHAYYPPLPLIRRYSRTGAVLRVEQVERPQDWS; encoded by the coding sequence GTGTCGCCTTCCCCCCTCACTCCTGCCCGTGCGTCCGTACGCGCTCCCGCCTCCGGGGCGGGGTCCAGGTTCGCCCCCACCAAGGTGGATCTGCTCGATTTCGCGCTGCGGACCGCCGCGGACGCCGCGCTCGTCGCTTCGCTGCCCCTGGACGAGCAGGGGCGTACGTGGATTCGTCTGGACGGTCCCGGCGGCAGTGAGGCGTGGCTGATCGGCTGGCCGCCCGGTACGGGTACGGGCTGGCACGATCATGGCGGCTCCCACGGCGCGTTCGTGACCGCGGCCGGGGTGTTGCGTGAGGACTCGCTGGCGGCGCGGCTTCCCACCGAGGGCTGGAAGACCCTGGAACTGGCCGAAGGGGTCGATCGTTCAAGGGAGTTGGAGGCGGGGGCCGGGCGGGCCTTCGGGCCGCATCATGTGCACGAGGTGCGGAACGGGTCGACCAGCGCGCACGCGATTTCGGTGCACGCCTACTATCCGCCGCTGCCGCTGATCCGGCGTTACAGCCGGACGGGCGCGGTGCTGCGGGTCGAGCAGGTCGAGCGTCCGCAGGACTGGAGTTGA
- a CDS encoding putative leader peptide, whose product MTDTRVRLWRRVHMDLVRYAGCVCRPSC is encoded by the coding sequence ATGACCGACACCCGTGTGCGCCTGTGGCGGAGGGTCCATATGGACCTCGTCCGCTATGCGGGCTGCGTGTGTCGTCCGTCCTGCTGA
- a CDS encoding FAD-dependent monooxygenase: MDPVIIVGAGPVGLALALSLAAQGVPSVVLDEGAGPEEPRPVRTVVLRPDVASFVAGLGCEAVRDEGTRWVAWRSMRRGRLVRRVPFGPGEAGGPSPTHVPQHALVRGLRAALSASGLVRLVTHSRLDRLEQDARGVSAHTSGPGATWWRGSYVVGCDGARSTVRKLLDIRFAGRTAVERQAVAALRTELPWPHEALLHRLPPWRAGGDEVTARPLPGGVWRLEWLLPPRAELVTPDALVGRVRDTLGGWCGGTPAYDLLDTGVHTVHHRLARRWRVRRAFLAGDAAHLLGALGTQALEEGLRDARNLAWKLARAWHHGPGEALLDSYEAERRAAVAARLRASDQSLPVLRGGAGLRAWVPGTTRSHDALVTEGHLGRGPLGAPPGYPLSPLAPEPAESHIAVGTPSGSPVADVRVTAPDGSAVALRDRLGRGRLLVVLVAPGTAVWDRRHWLTAGVMPRLNAAVAALPLNAELLVAEDYPGAPAHAVLLVRPDGHLVAAFNGVHPAELYAAAEAAGGGAGRGERGAGGGGGGVGGDGGGAGAGAGEGAGGSGGAGGSAEVGEAVGRTADVN; encoded by the coding sequence GTGGACCCGGTGATCATCGTAGGCGCCGGTCCTGTGGGGCTGGCGCTCGCGCTGTCGCTGGCCGCTCAGGGTGTGCCGTCCGTGGTTTTGGACGAGGGGGCGGGGCCCGAGGAGCCGCGGCCGGTGCGCACGGTGGTCCTGCGCCCGGACGTCGCCTCGTTCGTGGCCGGGCTCGGCTGCGAGGCGGTGCGGGACGAGGGGACCCGCTGGGTGGCGTGGCGCTCGATGCGGCGTGGCCGGCTGGTGCGTCGTGTCCCCTTCGGCCCGGGTGAGGCGGGGGGGCCGTCGCCGACGCATGTGCCGCAGCACGCTCTGGTGCGCGGTCTGCGCGCGGCTCTGTCCGCGTCCGGTCTGGTACGTCTGGTCACGCACAGCCGCCTCGACCGGCTCGAGCAGGACGCGCGGGGGGTGTCGGCGCACACGTCGGGGCCGGGGGCGACGTGGTGGCGGGGCAGTTACGTGGTCGGCTGCGACGGCGCCCGTTCCACCGTACGCAAGCTCCTCGACATCCGTTTCGCGGGCCGTACGGCGGTGGAACGCCAGGCGGTGGCGGCTCTGCGAACCGAACTCCCCTGGCCCCATGAGGCGTTGCTGCACCGGTTGCCGCCGTGGCGGGCCGGGGGCGATGAGGTGACGGCGCGACCTTTGCCGGGGGGTGTCTGGCGGCTGGAGTGGCTGTTGCCGCCGCGTGCCGAGCTGGTGACGCCGGACGCGCTGGTGGGGCGGGTCAGGGACACGCTGGGCGGCTGGTGCGGCGGGACACCGGCGTACGACCTGCTCGACACGGGGGTCCACACCGTCCATCACAGGCTGGCGCGCCGCTGGCGGGTGCGCCGCGCGTTCCTCGCGGGTGACGCGGCGCATCTGCTGGGCGCGCTGGGTACGCAGGCGCTCGAGGAGGGGCTGCGGGACGCGCGGAACCTGGCGTGGAAGCTGGCCAGGGCCTGGCACCACGGGCCCGGCGAGGCCCTGTTGGACAGCTATGAGGCGGAGCGCAGGGCGGCGGTCGCGGCCCGGTTGCGCGCGAGTGACCAGTCGTTGCCGGTCCTGCGGGGCGGGGCTGGGCTGCGGGCCTGGGTTCCGGGTACCACGCGTTCCCATGACGCTCTGGTGACCGAGGGGCATCTGGGGCGCGGCCCGCTCGGGGCGCCTCCTGGCTATCCGCTCTCGCCGTTGGCGCCGGAGCCGGCCGAGTCGCACATCGCGGTGGGTACGCCGTCGGGGTCGCCGGTCGCGGACGTGCGGGTGACGGCGCCGGACGGGTCGGCGGTGGCGTTGCGCGACCGGCTGGGCCGGGGCAGGCTCCTGGTGGTTCTGGTCGCGCCGGGCACCGCTGTGTGGGACCGCCGTCACTGGCTGACGGCGGGGGTGATGCCGCGGCTGAACGCGGCGGTGGCGGCGCTGCCCCTGAACGCCGAGCTCCTGGTCGCCGAGGACTATCCGGGCGCGCCCGCCCATGCCGTCCTGTTGGTCCGCCCCGACGGGCACTTGGTGGCCGCGTTCAACGGGGTGCACCCCGCGGAGCTGTACGCGGCCGCGGAGGCGGCGGGGGGCGGTGCGGGCCGGGGAGAGCGGGGGGCCGGCGGGGGCGGCGGCGGTGTGGGTGGGGATGGGGGCGGTGCGGGGGCCGGTGCCGGTGAGGGTGCGGGCGGTTCGGGTGGTGCGGGGGGTTCCGCGGAGGTGGGGGAGGCGGTGGGACGGACGGCGGATGTCAATTGA
- a CDS encoding amino acid ABC transporter permease: protein MSASVLYDAPGPKAVVRNRIYAVVGTLVLLALVVVAVLRLSDKGDLDYGMWDIFNYAGIRQNIADAVLATLKAFGLAAVGSLVLGVVLAVARMSDHKPVRWVATAFIELFRSIPLLITIYGVWVGFLTDYSMWALALGLSIYNGCVQAEVLRAGVNSVPRGQREAAYALGMSKTQVMTSVLMPQAVRAMLPTIISQLVVTLKDTSLGFIILYPELLQTARLIASNTQVNGQYPYVSTIVVIGVIYVAMCLLLSALATWIEKRGRRARTGISMGAADAPLTAAGSAPAMSAEGAIGAGGASDASN, encoded by the coding sequence ATGAGTGCCAGCGTTCTCTATGACGCCCCCGGCCCCAAGGCCGTCGTCCGCAACCGGATCTATGCCGTCGTCGGCACGCTCGTGCTTCTCGCCCTGGTCGTCGTCGCGGTCCTGCGCCTGTCGGACAAGGGCGACCTCGACTACGGGATGTGGGACATCTTCAACTACGCGGGCATCCGGCAGAACATCGCCGACGCGGTGCTCGCCACGCTGAAGGCGTTCGGTCTCGCGGCCGTCGGCTCGCTGGTGCTGGGCGTGGTGCTGGCCGTGGCCCGGATGTCCGACCACAAGCCGGTCCGCTGGGTGGCGACCGCCTTCATCGAGCTGTTCCGTTCCATCCCGCTGCTCATCACGATCTACGGGGTGTGGGTGGGGTTCCTCACCGACTACTCGATGTGGGCGCTGGCGCTGGGTCTGTCGATCTACAACGGCTGTGTCCAGGCGGAGGTGCTGCGGGCCGGCGTCAACTCCGTACCCAGGGGCCAGCGCGAGGCCGCGTACGCGCTCGGCATGAGCAAGACGCAGGTGATGACGAGCGTCCTGATGCCGCAGGCGGTCCGCGCGATGCTGCCGACGATCATCAGCCAGCTCGTCGTGACTCTGAAGGACACCTCGCTCGGGTTCATCATCCTGTATCCGGAGCTGTTGCAGACGGCCCGTCTGATCGCGAGCAACACGCAGGTCAACGGCCAGTACCCGTATGTGTCGACCATTGTGGTCATCGGCGTCATCTACGTGGCGATGTGCCTGCTGCTCTCCGCGCTGGCGACCTGGATCGAGAAGCGGGGGCGCCGGGCGAGGACCGGCATCTCCATGGGCGCGGCCGACGCCCCGCTCACCGCGGCCGGTTCCGCCCCCGCCATGTCGGCCGAGGGGGCCATCGGGGCCGGTGGGGCTTCTGACGCGTCGAACTGA
- a CDS encoding amino acid ABC transporter permease yields MNVLLDHFAEFRDGFIGTVEITVVSSVIALVLGLLLAGFRVSPVPPLRFFGTAWVTLLRNTPLTLLFLVSFFVVPEIFFPGMSPFLLGSLALGFYTASFVCEAVRSGISTVPLGQAEAARSLGMSFPQTLSLIVLPQATRTVIPPLSSIFIALTKNSAIAGAFSVTEMFGWQKLMSEDGYDIVPVFIWVALGYLIVTFAISGLFRLLERRLEVAR; encoded by the coding sequence ATGAACGTACTGCTCGACCATTTCGCGGAATTCCGTGACGGCTTCATAGGCACGGTGGAGATCACCGTCGTCAGCTCGGTCATCGCCCTGGTGCTCGGCCTGCTGCTCGCCGGTTTCCGGGTGTCTCCGGTGCCGCCGCTGCGGTTCTTCGGCACCGCGTGGGTGACGCTGCTGCGCAACACCCCGCTGACGCTGCTCTTCCTGGTCTCCTTCTTCGTCGTGCCGGAGATCTTCTTCCCCGGGATGAGCCCGTTCCTGCTGGGTTCGCTCGCGCTCGGTTTCTACACCGCCTCGTTCGTCTGCGAGGCCGTCAGGTCGGGCATCAGCACGGTCCCGCTGGGGCAGGCCGAGGCGGCCCGTTCGCTGGGGATGAGTTTCCCGCAGACGCTGAGCCTGATCGTGCTGCCGCAGGCCACGCGGACGGTGATCCCGCCGCTGAGCTCCATTTTCATCGCGCTCACCAAGAACTCGGCGATCGCCGGTGCCTTCAGCGTCACCGAGATGTTCGGCTGGCAGAAGCTGATGAGCGAGGACGGCTACGACATCGTGCCCGTCTTCATCTGGGTGGCCCTCGGCTATCTGATCGTCACGTTCGCGATCAGTGGTCTGTTCCGTCTCCTTGAGCGCCGCCTGGAGGTCGCCCGATGA
- a CDS encoding glutamate ABC transporter substrate-binding protein has translation MMLRKSAAVAAIAALALTATACGGKSGSAGDKQAAQPGTGDAPQLPTYTVASNVTLDSATFKAAKARGKLIIGSKADQPYLGFEDQSTRVRSGFDVELAKMIAADLGFKDDQIEWKTVDSGVRETAISKGQVDYYVGTYTINDKRKQQVGFAGPYYKAGADLLVRKDDTSITGKTSVKGKKVCSIVGSTPLQEIKKPEYGASVVELSKYSDCVQQLLSKQVDAVTTDDAILKGYAAKNKGKLRVVGQPFTEEPYGIGMNKDDKALRDFIDSSLEKHEQDGTYKKIYDATLGLSGSKYQAPPAIVRY, from the coding sequence ATGATGCTCCGCAAGTCCGCCGCCGTCGCGGCGATCGCCGCGCTCGCCCTGACCGCGACCGCCTGTGGTGGAAAGTCCGGCTCCGCCGGCGACAAGCAGGCCGCCCAGCCGGGCACCGGCGACGCGCCGCAGCTTCCCACGTACACCGTGGCCTCCAATGTCACCCTGGACTCGGCGACGTTCAAGGCGGCCAAGGCGCGCGGCAAGCTCATCATCGGTTCCAAGGCCGACCAGCCCTACCTCGGCTTCGAGGACCAGTCGACCCGGGTGCGTTCCGGCTTCGACGTCGAACTCGCGAAGATGATCGCCGCCGACCTCGGCTTCAAGGACGACCAGATCGAGTGGAAGACCGTCGACTCCGGCGTGCGCGAGACCGCGATCTCCAAGGGCCAGGTCGACTACTACGTCGGCACCTACACGATCAACGACAAGCGTAAGCAGCAGGTCGGTTTCGCCGGCCCGTACTACAAGGCGGGCGCCGACCTGCTCGTGCGCAAGGACGACACGTCCATCACGGGCAAGACCTCCGTCAAGGGCAAGAAGGTCTGCTCGATCGTGGGCTCCACGCCGCTCCAGGAGATCAAGAAGCCCGAGTACGGCGCCTCGGTCGTCGAACTGTCCAAGTACTCCGACTGCGTGCAGCAGCTCCTGTCCAAGCAGGTCGACGCGGTCACCACCGACGACGCGATCCTCAAGGGCTACGCCGCCAAGAACAAGGGCAAGCTGCGGGTGGTGGGCCAGCCGTTCACCGAGGAGCCCTACGGCATCGGCATGAACAAGGACGACAAGGCGCTGCGCGACTTCATCGACTCCTCGCTGGAGAAGCACGAGCAGGACGGCACGTACAAGAAGATCTACGACGCGACGCTCGGCCTGTCCGGCTCGAAGTACCAGGCCCCGCCGGCCATCGTCCGTTACTGA
- a CDS encoding amino acid ABC transporter ATP-binding protein, which yields MSGVSVAMGTEDAVPASGDLVVLSNVNKHFGALHVLQDIDLTIARGEVVVVIGPSGSGKSTLCRTINRLETIDSGAITIDGRPLPQEGRELARLRADVGMVFQSFNLFAHKTVLENVMLGQVKVRKADKQAAEKKARALLDRVGVATQADKYPAQLSGGQQQRVAIARALAMDPKVMLFDEPTSALDPEMINEVLEVMQQLARDGMTMVVVTHEMGFARSAANRVVFMADGKIVEEATPDQFFSNPRSDRAKDFLSKILHH from the coding sequence ATGAGCGGAGTATCAGTGGCCATGGGGACCGAGGACGCCGTACCCGCGTCGGGTGACCTGGTCGTGCTGAGCAACGTCAACAAGCACTTCGGCGCGCTGCATGTGCTCCAGGACATCGATCTGACCATCGCCCGTGGCGAGGTCGTCGTCGTCATCGGGCCCTCCGGGTCCGGGAAGTCCACGCTGTGCCGCACCATCAACCGCCTGGAGACGATCGACTCCGGGGCGATCACGATCGACGGCAGGCCGCTGCCCCAGGAGGGCAGGGAACTGGCGCGGCTGCGGGCCGATGTGGGCATGGTCTTCCAGTCGTTCAACCTCTTCGCGCACAAGACGGTGCTGGAGAACGTCATGCTGGGCCAGGTCAAGGTCCGCAAGGCCGACAAGCAGGCCGCCGAGAAGAAGGCGCGGGCGCTGCTCGACCGGGTCGGCGTCGCCACCCAGGCCGACAAGTACCCCGCTCAGCTCTCCGGCGGCCAGCAGCAGCGCGTGGCGATCGCCCGGGCGCTGGCCATGGACCCGAAGGTGATGCTCTTCGACGAGCCCACGTCGGCCCTGGACCCGGAGATGATCAACGAGGTCCTTGAGGTCATGCAGCAGCTCGCGCGGGACGGCATGACGATGGTCGTCGTCACCCACGAGATGGGGTTCGCCCGCTCCGCCGCCAACCGGGTCGTGTTCATGGCCGACGGCAAAATCGTCGAAGAGGCCACGCCGGACCAGTTCTTCAGCAATCCTCGCAGCGACCGGGCCAAGGACTTCCTGTCGAAGATCCTGCACCACTGA
- a CDS encoding response regulator transcription factor — MRLLLVEDDDHVAAALSAVLAKHGFKVKHARNGEEALQALLPDEHGATPPFGVVLLDLGLPDQDGYEVCGKIRKRAATPVIMVTARADVRSRIHGLNLGADDYVVKPYDTGELIARIHAVIRRPKPGPPPGPPSGSQNGSQAGSQTGPPPGLPPGDDESVVLIGRMRIELLTRRVGVDGADVQLTRKEFDLLALLAQWPGVVFRREQIISEVWRTSWEGTGRTLEVHVASLRSKLGMPALIETVRGVGYRLVEPAAR; from the coding sequence ATGAGACTGCTGCTCGTCGAGGACGACGACCATGTCGCCGCCGCCCTGTCAGCGGTGCTCGCCAAACACGGCTTCAAGGTGAAGCACGCGCGCAACGGAGAAGAGGCGCTACAGGCGCTCCTTCCGGATGAGCACGGCGCCACACCACCCTTCGGTGTGGTCCTGCTCGACCTCGGCCTTCCCGACCAGGACGGCTACGAGGTCTGCGGCAAGATCCGCAAGCGGGCCGCCACTCCGGTGATCATGGTGACCGCCCGCGCCGACGTCCGTTCACGCATCCACGGCCTGAACCTGGGCGCCGACGACTACGTGGTCAAGCCCTACGACACCGGTGAGCTCATCGCCCGTATCCACGCGGTCATCAGACGCCCCAAGCCCGGCCCGCCGCCCGGCCCGCCTTCCGGCTCCCAGAACGGCTCCCAGGCCGGCTCCCAGACCGGCCCGCCGCCCGGCCTCCCGCCCGGCGACGACGAGAGCGTCGTGCTCATCGGACGCATGCGCATAGAACTGCTCACCCGCCGCGTCGGCGTCGACGGCGCGGACGTACAGCTGACCCGCAAGGAGTTCGACCTGCTGGCCCTCCTCGCCCAGTGGCCCGGCGTCGTCTTCCGCCGCGAACAGATCATCAGCGAGGTCTGGCGCACCAGTTGGGAAGGGACCGGCCGCACCCTCGAAGTGCACGTGGCGTCCCTGCGCTCCAAACTCGGCATGCCCGCGCTGATCGAGACCGTGCGCGGCGTGGGCTACCGGCTCGTCGAGCCGGCCGCCCGCTGA
- a CDS encoding HAMP domain-containing sensor histidine kinase codes for MRTRLLPLLIFLLALVLVAFGFPLALSVAHAQQQRVVIDRIDDTARFAALAQFVTAPDGNGAGTDSTDTANSTERLTTLEEELNRYSTLYGIKAGVFFRDESAMASAPADWHVPAKGQGYVAFHEALAGRRSHDPAQVWPWQQGRLVVASPVVREGDVIAVVVTDSPTASMRSAILHGWLLIVAGELAAMLLAVGAAFRLTGWVLRPVRVLDAVTHDIATGRMNSRVAAAGGPPELRRLARSFNEMADNVEEVLEQQRAFVADASHQLRNPLSALLLRIELLALELPEGNEEIASVRTEGKRLAQVLDDLLGLALAEHAAADLQLTDVGALARERVAAWRPLAEDKGVTLTVDGAAAATGWADPVALSSALDAVVDNALKFTPAGEEVRVTVAVDGPRATVTVADRGPGLLDDELSRVGDRFWRAGRHQNVKGSGLGLSIARALLAAGGGTIAYSHHPPRGLRVRVTVPRTPPES; via the coding sequence GTGCGCACCCGTCTGCTGCCGCTGCTCATCTTCCTGCTCGCGCTCGTCCTGGTCGCGTTCGGCTTCCCGCTGGCCCTGAGCGTGGCCCACGCCCAGCAGCAGCGCGTCGTCATCGACCGGATCGACGACACCGCGCGCTTCGCCGCGCTCGCCCAGTTCGTCACCGCGCCCGACGGCAACGGCGCCGGCACCGACAGCACCGACACCGCCAACAGCACGGAACGGCTGACCACCCTCGAAGAGGAACTGAACCGCTACTCCACCCTCTACGGGATCAAGGCGGGCGTCTTCTTCCGCGACGAGAGCGCCATGGCGAGCGCCCCCGCCGACTGGCACGTGCCCGCCAAGGGCCAGGGGTACGTCGCCTTCCACGAAGCCCTCGCGGGACGCCGCAGCCACGACCCCGCCCAGGTGTGGCCCTGGCAGCAGGGCCGCCTCGTGGTCGCGTCGCCCGTCGTACGCGAAGGCGACGTCATCGCGGTCGTCGTCACGGACTCGCCCACCGCCAGCATGCGTTCGGCCATCCTGCACGGCTGGCTGCTCATCGTGGCCGGCGAACTCGCGGCGATGCTGCTCGCGGTCGGCGCGGCGTTCCGTCTGACGGGCTGGGTGCTCAGGCCCGTACGCGTCCTGGACGCCGTGACCCACGACATCGCCACCGGCCGCATGAACTCGCGTGTCGCGGCCGCCGGCGGACCCCCGGAACTCAGAAGGCTGGCCCGTTCGTTCAACGAGATGGCCGACAACGTCGAGGAGGTCCTTGAACAGCAGCGCGCCTTCGTCGCCGACGCCTCGCACCAACTGCGCAACCCGCTCTCGGCCCTGCTCCTGCGCATCGAACTGCTCGCGCTCGAACTGCCCGAGGGCAACGAGGAGATCGCCTCCGTACGCACCGAGGGCAAGCGCCTGGCCCAGGTCCTGGACGACCTGCTGGGCCTGGCGCTCGCCGAACACGCCGCGGCCGACCTCCAGCTCACCGACGTCGGGGCGCTCGCGCGGGAACGGGTCGCCGCCTGGCGCCCGCTCGCCGAGGACAAGGGCGTGACGCTGACCGTGGACGGCGCGGCGGCCGCCACCGGCTGGGCGGACCCGGTGGCCCTCTCCAGCGCCCTGGACGCGGTCGTGGACAACGCGCTGAAGTTCACCCCGGCCGGCGAGGAGGTGCGGGTCACCGTCGCCGTCGACGGACCGAGGGCCACCGTGACGGTCGCCGACCGGGGCCCCGGCCTCCTGGACGACGAGCTGAGCCGTGTCGGTGACCGCTTCTGGCGCGCGGGCCGCCACCAGAACGTCAAGGGCTCTGGCCTTGGCCTGTCCATCGCGCGCGCCCTGCTCGCGGCGGGCGGCGGCACCATCGCCTACTCCCACCACCCCCCACGCGGCCTGCGCGTGCGGGTCACCGTGCCGCGCACGCCGCCGGAGTCGTGA
- a CDS encoding TAXI family TRAP transporter solute-binding subunit codes for MLPALSRLSRNRALQGAAALVVVLGLLTWWLVPFPGPSPGGTIDFSTGVRTGVYQRYGELLRQALATDLPDVQVRLRTSEGSQQNLQRLADGVSDFTIATADSVDKFRKDNRPGADRLRGCARLYDDYVQLVVPQNSPVRSVADLRGKRVAVGQDGSGVRLLADRLLAAAGLDPLKDITPVPAGIDTMPGLLRDKRIDAFFWSGGLPTTAVLKLSQAYPVRLVPLADLVSALHKADGSTGYYRAATMPADAYPQAQHGVPVPTIAVANLLVTTDRTDAALTEGFTRTVINSRDRIGREVHAAQLVDLRTAIYTNPLPLHDGARDYYRSVKP; via the coding sequence ATGCTCCCCGCCCTGTCCCGGCTCAGCCGCAACCGCGCCCTGCAGGGGGCCGCTGCGCTCGTGGTGGTGCTGGGGCTCCTCACGTGGTGGCTCGTCCCCTTCCCCGGCCCCTCCCCTGGCGGCACGATCGACTTCAGCACGGGCGTGCGCACCGGGGTGTACCAGCGCTACGGGGAGCTGCTGCGGCAGGCCCTCGCCACCGATCTGCCCGACGTCCAGGTGCGGCTGCGGACGAGCGAGGGGTCGCAGCAGAACCTCCAGCGCCTGGCCGACGGCGTCTCCGACTTCACCATCGCGACGGCGGACTCCGTCGACAAGTTCCGCAAGGACAACAGGCCCGGCGCGGACCGGCTGCGGGGCTGCGCCCGGCTGTACGACGACTACGTCCAGCTGGTGGTGCCCCAGAACTCGCCGGTGCGTTCGGTCGCGGATCTGCGCGGCAAGCGGGTCGCCGTGGGGCAGGACGGTTCCGGGGTGCGGCTCCTGGCCGACCGGCTGCTCGCGGCGGCCGGCCTCGATCCGCTGAAGGACATCACGCCCGTCCCCGCCGGCATCGACACCATGCCCGGGCTGCTGCGGGACAAGCGGATCGACGCGTTCTTCTGGTCCGGTGGCCTGCCGACGACGGCCGTGCTCAAGCTGTCCCAGGCGTACCCGGTCCGGCTCGTGCCGCTCGCGGATCTGGTCTCCGCGCTGCACAAGGCGGACGGCAGCACCGGTTACTACCGGGCGGCGACCATGCCGGCGGACGCCTACCCGCAGGCGCAGCACGGTGTGCCCGTGCCGACGATCGCCGTCGCGAATCTGCTGGTCACCACGGACCGCACCGACGCCGCGCTGACCGAGGGCTTCACCCGCACGGTGATAAACAGCCGTGACCGCATCGGCCGCGAGGTGCACGCGGCGCAACTGGTGGACCTGCGCACGGCGATCTACACCAATCCGCTGCCGCTGCACGACGGGGCGCGCGACTACTACCGCTCGGTCAAGCCCTGA
- the miaB gene encoding tRNA (N6-isopentenyl adenosine(37)-C2)-methylthiotransferase MiaB, giving the protein MSAKTYEVRTYGCQMNVHDSERLSGLLEGAGYVRAPEGADGDADVVVFNTCAVRENADNKLYGNLGRLAPMKTKRPGMQIAVGGCLAQKDRDTIVERAPWVDVVFGTHNIGKLPVLLERARVQEEAQVEIAESLEAFPSTLPTRRESAYAAWVSISVGCNNTCTFCIVPALRGKEKDRRPGDILAEIEALVGEGVSEITLLGQNVNAYGSDIGDREAFSKLLRACGTIEGLERVRFTSPHPRDFTDDVIAAMAETPNVMPQLHMPLQSGSDTVLKAMRRSYRQERFLGIIEKVRAAIPHAAISTDIIVGFPGETEEDFEQTMHTVREARFANAFTFQYSKRPGTPAATMEGQIPKEVVQERYMRLSALQEEISWEENKKQVGRVLEVMVAEGEGRKDGSTQRLSGRAPDNRLVHFTKPGQDVRPGDVVTVEITYAAPHHLLAEGATTRVRRTRAGDAWEKRNAAPADKQAGVMLGLPTIGVPAPLAEPTGGCSVL; this is encoded by the coding sequence ATGAGCGCGAAGACCTACGAGGTGCGCACCTACGGGTGCCAGATGAACGTCCACGACTCCGAGCGGCTGTCCGGCCTCCTTGAGGGAGCCGGCTATGTCCGCGCGCCCGAGGGCGCCGACGGGGATGCCGACGTCGTCGTCTTCAACACCTGCGCGGTGCGGGAGAACGCCGACAACAAGCTGTACGGCAATCTCGGCAGGCTCGCCCCGATGAAGACGAAGCGGCCCGGCATGCAGATCGCCGTCGGCGGCTGCCTCGCCCAGAAGGACCGCGACACCATCGTGGAGCGCGCCCCCTGGGTCGATGTCGTCTTCGGCACGCACAACATCGGCAAGCTGCCGGTGCTTTTGGAGCGTGCCCGCGTCCAGGAGGAGGCGCAGGTCGAGATCGCCGAGTCCCTCGAGGCGTTCCCCTCCACGCTGCCCACCCGGCGCGAGTCGGCGTACGCGGCCTGGGTGTCCATCTCGGTGGGCTGCAACAACACGTGCACCTTCTGCATCGTCCCGGCGCTGCGCGGCAAGGAGAAGGACCGCCGCCCCGGCGACATCCTGGCCGAGATCGAGGCGCTGGTCGGCGAGGGCGTCTCGGAGATCACCCTGCTCGGGCAGAACGTCAACGCCTACGGCTCGGACATCGGTGACCGCGAGGCCTTCAGCAAGCTCCTGCGGGCCTGCGGCACCATCGAGGGTCTGGAGCGGGTCCGCTTCACCTCGCCCCACCCGCGTGACTTCACGGACGACGTGATCGCCGCGATGGCCGAGACGCCCAACGTGATGCCGCAGCTGCACATGCCGTTGCAGTCCGGCTCGGACACGGTCCTCAAGGCGATGCGCCGCTCCTACCGGCAGGAGCGTTTCCTCGGGATCATCGAGAAGGTGCGCGCCGCGATCCCGCACGCCGCCATCTCCACCGACATCATCGTGGGCTTCCCCGGCGAGACCGAGGAGGACTTCGAGCAGACCATGCACACCGTGCGCGAGGCCCGCTTCGCCAACGCCTTCACCTTCCAGTACTCCAAGCGCCCCGGCACGCCGGCGGCGACCATGGAGGGGCAGATCCCCAAGGAGGTCGTGCAGGAGCGCTACATGCGCCTGTCGGCCCTCCAGGAGGAGATCTCTTGGGAGGAGAACAAGAAGCAGGTCGGCCGCGTCCTTGAGGTCATGGTCGCCGAGGGGGAGGGCCGCAAGGACGGCTCCACGCAGCGCCTGTCCGGCCGCGCCCCCGACAACCGCCTGGTCCACTTCACCAAGCCCGGCCAGGACGTGCGTCCCGGCGACGTGGTGACCGTGGAGATCACCTACGCCGCCCCGCACCATCTGCTCGCCGAGGGCGCCACGACCCGGGTACGCCGCACCCGGGCGGGCGATGCCTGGGAGAAGCGCAACGCCGCCCCCGCCGACAAGCAGGCCGGCGTCATGCTCGGGCTGCCCACGATCGGCGTGCCCGCGCCGCTCGCCGAGCCCACGGGTGGCTGCTCGGTCCTGTGA